In a genomic window of Dyadobacter fermentans DSM 18053:
- a CDS encoding methylenetetrahydrofolate reductase — MFLQKIKSRESGVVLYGITPPKADTTADRVAEIAHKTIERLSSLDIDALVVYDVQDESARTKEERPFPFLNALDPLVFASEFLGALNVPKIIYRPAGKFSPDELSDWLEQLHDQSFYPVFVGVPAPDFPVKTSLPEAYQIWRKHEATSAIGAVTIPERHKVLQDEDVRILDKMECGVSYFISQCVFDLEYARQVIEDLAQRCERQQVSPPTIIFTLTACGSEKTLQFMEWLGIHVPDALKDDFRKSEDILDKSVNVCLDIASALTSLCIERAIPFGFNIESVAIRKAEIEASVYMARQISEMLKEKGVRKPSAPELVRDQQ, encoded by the coding sequence ATGTTTTTACAAAAAATCAAATCCAGAGAATCGGGCGTGGTGCTTTATGGCATTACGCCGCCCAAAGCTGATACCACCGCCGATCGCGTTGCCGAGATCGCCCATAAGACGATCGAGCGATTGTCGTCCCTGGATATTGATGCGCTGGTGGTTTATGATGTGCAGGATGAATCGGCGCGGACGAAGGAGGAGAGGCCTTTTCCGTTCCTGAATGCCCTCGATCCCCTGGTTTTTGCTTCCGAATTTCTGGGCGCGCTGAACGTCCCGAAGATCATATACCGCCCCGCAGGCAAGTTTTCGCCCGATGAACTGTCGGATTGGCTCGAACAGCTGCATGATCAGAGTTTTTATCCGGTGTTTGTAGGCGTGCCGGCCCCGGATTTTCCGGTGAAAACCAGCCTGCCGGAGGCTTATCAGATCTGGCGGAAACACGAGGCGACGTCGGCCATCGGCGCGGTGACCATTCCCGAGCGCCATAAGGTGCTGCAAGACGAAGACGTAAGGATACTCGACAAGATGGAATGCGGCGTATCGTATTTTATTTCCCAATGCGTTTTCGACCTCGAATATGCCCGGCAGGTGATCGAAGACCTCGCGCAGCGTTGCGAGCGCCAGCAGGTTTCGCCCCCGACCATCATTTTTACCCTTACGGCCTGCGGATCGGAAAAAACGCTCCAATTCATGGAATGGCTCGGCATTCACGTGCCCGATGCGTTGAAAGACGATTTTAGAAAATCCGAAGATATTCTCGATAAATCCGTGAATGTGTGCCTCGATATTGCCTCGGCGCTGACTTCACTCTGCATCGAACGCGCGATTCCTTTTGGCTTCAACATCGAGAGCGTGGCCATCCGCAAGGCAGAAATCGAGGCATCGGTGTATATGGCCCGGCAAATCAGCGAAATGCTGAAAGAGAAAGGGGTGAGAAAACCTTCGGCGCCGGAACTCGTCCGTGACCAGCAATAG
- a CDS encoding Dabb family protein, with the protein MTHSRRKFIASSVTLAAGATASVASPLAPEKSKYPLVHHVFFWLKNPGSKADRDRIIEGLKTLRKIEAIKDLRIGVVASTEKRDVVDNSWAVSELMFFEDLAGQASYQDHPIHQQFIKDCSHLWDKVIVYDAIDV; encoded by the coding sequence ATGACCCATTCCCGTCGGAAATTCATAGCAAGTTCCGTTACATTGGCCGCTGGTGCTACCGCTTCCGTGGCGTCGCCGCTTGCTCCTGAGAAAAGCAAGTACCCGCTCGTTCACCATGTTTTTTTCTGGTTGAAAAACCCTGGTTCCAAGGCTGATCGCGACAGGATTATCGAAGGCCTGAAAACGCTGCGGAAGATCGAGGCCATCAAGGATCTGCGAATCGGCGTAGTGGCCAGCACGGAAAAACGGGACGTCGTGGACAACAGCTGGGCGGTGTCCGAGCTCATGTTTTTTGAAGACCTTGCAGGCCAGGCCAGTTACCAGGATCACCCGATCCACCAGCAGTTTATCAAGGATTGCAGCCATCTGTGGGACAAAGTGATCGTATATGACGCGATAGATGTTTAG
- a CDS encoding hybrid sensor histidine kinase/response regulator transcription factor has protein sequence MNRWVICFLVLLVGFMGWAEQGTAQPADYQFVRYNTEKGLSHNQVNCFLKDSRGFVWIGTANGLNRFDGYSFRVFRHDPADSASISDRQVNAIFEDPQGYIWINTRIGFDVYDPVTETIDHNANRAAHRFGLSDADFNRVIKTRSGDYWISHNKLGLLKFVTATKTLVRVRFSPAGDAAGGGTRVISDFDEDAQGNLWVVCDDGLLARVNARTHKIDIQSALLQRRSLDKLSNRKVFVDADGQPWVYIVKAALGAFNFDFQKNVLRVASTTGPDFRLSNNAVSAMVLGPDGRIWIGTDHGGINILDKKSGSVTTLRSNPGDPRTISQNSIQALYRDATGMIWAGTFKQGFCNYHQNIFRFSLVRHLPGDASSLPFDDVNVFAEDRKGNLWVGTNGGGLIYYDRQNNSFRQFKARPGDPNSLSNDVIVSLFLDSQDVLWIGTYFGGLNSFDGRKFTRYLHDPADSTSLVDDRVWEIFEDSRGRLWVGTMADGLDLFDRSKRTFRHYRNLAPNSVSSDYISALMEDREGNLWVGTANGVDVLMRETGRFVHYAHRAGDRSSLSSDAVTALVQDGSGNIWIGTSEGLNRYDAGRNAFVTYDTRHGLPDNAILTVAVDKRQGLWLGTPKGLVNLQVSKSAGGIPTAFQVRTFNEVDGLQGRGFNENAALRLRTGELVFGGANGFSIFDPARVTDEAAAAKVVLTDFQIFNKSIRPGMPAAGDPVLEKSVSITERIELQHSQNVFTIEFAALNFLHPEKNHYLYTLQGFNDQWFEADNTRRVTYTNLDPGSYVFKVKTREGGAVTERRLEIRILPPFWRTPWAYLLYFLLFAGALMVARWILIERERMNFKLEQERRYAQQMHELDLMKIRFFTNVSHEFRTPLTLMLTPLENLLTNIRADNTVHRQLSLVHRNARRLLNLVTQMLDFKKLEVEETQFMPERGDIVRFVRQIAQTFSDLSEHKHIRYRFETAIESRYADFDQDKLSKVMYNLLSNAFKFTPENGQVTVRLRVVEQESGEAIEISVEDSGIGIPPEAQPKVFERFYQHPTPAHIMNQGSGIGLSIAGEFTKMHDGTIGLESQPGKGSTFTVTLPLRETLARRATLPEADVIPAVTADIDIDIPTENAGKDKPLVLLVEDNDEFREYLKEVFQKDYRIIEAANGKIGLEMALEHVPDLIVSDVMMPEMDGTELCRTIKTDRRISHIPVVLLTARAEEEQQLQGYQTGADAYVTKPFRLDILQVRIANLISQREQLQKQFQQHIAIRPSEVPARSMDEQFVNGAVRVVEANLANPEYTVEELSDAMSMSRVYLYKKILSLTGKTPVEFIRIIRIRRAADLLAKSQLTVSEIAYQVGFNNPKYFTRLFKEEYQTLPTEYRKKHAVQA, from the coding sequence ATGAATCGTTGGGTGATATGTTTCTTGGTGCTCCTGGTGGGCTTCATGGGATGGGCGGAGCAGGGGACGGCGCAGCCTGCCGACTATCAGTTTGTTCGCTACAACACCGAAAAAGGCCTTTCGCATAACCAGGTCAACTGCTTTTTGAAGGACAGCCGCGGCTTCGTCTGGATCGGGACTGCCAATGGGCTGAACCGCTTCGATGGCTATTCATTCCGCGTTTTCAGGCATGATCCGGCCGATTCGGCCAGCATTTCCGACCGTCAGGTGAATGCGATTTTCGAAGATCCGCAAGGTTACATCTGGATCAATACCCGGATCGGCTTTGATGTGTACGACCCCGTTACCGAAACCATCGATCACAATGCCAACCGCGCTGCTCACCGTTTCGGGCTCAGCGACGCCGATTTTAACCGCGTGATCAAAACCCGCTCGGGCGACTACTGGATCAGCCATAACAAACTCGGACTCCTGAAATTTGTAACTGCCACCAAAACGCTCGTCAGAGTGCGTTTCAGCCCTGCCGGGGATGCCGCCGGCGGAGGTACCCGCGTCATTTCGGACTTCGACGAGGATGCGCAGGGCAATCTCTGGGTGGTTTGCGACGACGGCCTGCTCGCCCGCGTGAACGCCCGCACGCACAAGATCGATATCCAAAGCGCTTTGTTACAGCGCCGAAGCCTCGACAAGCTTTCCAACCGCAAGGTGTTTGTAGATGCCGACGGCCAGCCGTGGGTGTACATTGTGAAAGCAGCCCTGGGCGCATTCAATTTCGATTTCCAAAAGAATGTCCTGCGCGTAGCCAGTACAACCGGGCCTGATTTCAGGCTGAGCAACAATGCGGTAAGCGCGATGGTGCTCGGACCCGACGGACGGATCTGGATCGGGACCGACCACGGCGGCATTAATATTCTCGACAAAAAAAGTGGCTCCGTCACCACGCTGCGCTCCAATCCCGGCGACCCGCGGACGATCAGCCAGAACAGCATCCAGGCATTGTACCGCGACGCCACAGGCATGATCTGGGCCGGGACGTTCAAGCAGGGATTTTGTAATTATCACCAGAATATCTTCCGGTTTTCACTCGTACGCCACTTGCCCGGCGACGCGAGCAGTCTGCCCTTCGACGACGTGAATGTGTTTGCCGAAGACAGGAAGGGGAATTTATGGGTAGGCACCAATGGCGGCGGACTGATCTATTACGATCGGCAGAACAACAGCTTCCGGCAGTTCAAGGCCCGGCCCGGCGATCCGAACAGTCTCAGTAATGATGTGATTGTCAGCTTGTTCCTCGATAGCCAGGATGTGCTCTGGATAGGAACGTATTTCGGCGGGCTCAACAGTTTCGACGGCCGGAAGTTCACCCGCTACCTCCACGACCCGGCCGATTCGACCAGCCTCGTCGACGATCGTGTGTGGGAGATATTTGAAGATTCGCGCGGACGACTGTGGGTAGGCACCATGGCCGATGGCCTCGACCTTTTCGACCGGTCGAAAAGGACATTCAGGCACTACCGCAATCTGGCGCCCAATTCGGTGAGTTCCGACTACATTTCGGCATTGATGGAGGACCGCGAGGGCAACCTGTGGGTCGGCACGGCGAACGGCGTGGACGTGCTCATGCGCGAAACCGGACGCTTTGTGCATTATGCGCACCGTGCAGGCGACCGCAGCAGCCTCAGCAGCGACGCCGTCACGGCCCTCGTGCAGGATGGTTCGGGGAATATCTGGATCGGCACGTCCGAGGGCCTCAACCGCTACGACGCCGGCCGCAATGCATTCGTTACGTACGACACCCGCCACGGTCTGCCCGATAATGCCATCCTTACCGTGGCCGTCGACAAGCGGCAGGGATTATGGCTCGGTACGCCCAAAGGCCTCGTGAATTTGCAGGTCTCCAAAAGCGCAGGAGGAATTCCGACCGCATTTCAGGTCCGTACGTTCAACGAAGTCGATGGGTTACAGGGGCGCGGCTTTAATGAGAATGCGGCGCTGCGACTGCGAACGGGCGAGCTTGTGTTCGGGGGCGCGAACGGTTTTTCGATATTCGACCCCGCGCGGGTTACCGACGAGGCCGCCGCTGCCAAAGTGGTGCTCACCGATTTTCAGATTTTTAACAAAAGCATCCGTCCGGGAATGCCCGCAGCAGGCGATCCCGTACTTGAAAAGTCGGTCTCGATCACCGAGCGCATTGAGCTGCAACACAGCCAGAATGTGTTCACGATCGAATTTGCCGCATTGAATTTCCTTCATCCCGAAAAAAATCATTACCTCTACACGCTGCAAGGGTTTAACGACCAATGGTTTGAGGCCGACAACACCCGGCGGGTTACCTACACCAACCTCGACCCCGGTTCCTATGTGTTCAAGGTCAAAACACGGGAGGGTGGGGCCGTTACCGAACGAAGGCTCGAAATCCGTATTCTACCTCCTTTCTGGCGGACGCCCTGGGCGTATCTCCTCTACTTCCTGCTTTTTGCGGGTGCATTGATGGTCGCGCGCTGGATATTGATCGAACGTGAGCGGATGAATTTCAAGCTGGAACAGGAACGGCGGTATGCGCAGCAAATGCATGAGCTGGATTTGATGAAAATCAGGTTTTTTACCAATGTGAGCCACGAGTTCCGCACGCCGCTGACGCTGATGCTTACGCCGCTCGAAAACCTGCTGACGAACATCCGGGCGGATAACACGGTCCATCGGCAGCTGTCGCTCGTGCACCGAAATGCCCGGCGGCTGCTCAACCTGGTGACCCAAATGCTCGATTTCAAGAAGCTGGAAGTGGAGGAGACGCAGTTTATGCCGGAGCGGGGCGATATCGTGCGGTTCGTGCGGCAAATCGCGCAGACGTTCTCCGACCTGTCCGAGCACAAGCACATTCGCTACCGGTTCGAAACGGCCATTGAATCGCGGTACGCGGATTTCGACCAGGATAAGTTATCGAAAGTGATGTACAACCTGCTGTCGAATGCATTCAAATTCACGCCGGAAAACGGCCAGGTTACCGTGCGGCTGCGCGTGGTGGAGCAAGAGAGCGGTGAAGCCATCGAGATCAGCGTCGAGGATTCGGGCATCGGCATTCCCCCCGAGGCCCAGCCGAAAGTATTCGAACGTTTCTACCAGCATCCCACGCCCGCACATATCATGAACCAGGGCAGCGGGATCGGCCTGTCCATTGCGGGGGAGTTTACCAAAATGCACGACGGCACCATCGGCCTCGAAAGCCAGCCCGGAAAAGGCAGCACATTCACCGTGACATTACCCCTCCGCGAAACGCTCGCACGCCGTGCAACCCTGCCCGAAGCGGATGTGATCCCGGCAGTAACCGCCGACATCGACATTGACATACCCACAGAAAATGCGGGCAAGGACAAGCCGCTGGTGCTGCTGGTCGAGGACAACGACGAGTTCAGGGAGTATCTCAAAGAAGTATTTCAGAAAGATTACCGGATTATTGAAGCCGCTAATGGCAAAATAGGGCTGGAAATGGCGCTCGAACACGTGCCGGACCTGATTGTGAGCGATGTAATGATGCCCGAAATGGATGGGACCGAGCTTTGCAGGACCATTAAAACCGACCGGCGGATTTCGCACATCCCCGTGGTGCTGCTTACGGCGCGGGCCGAAGAAGAACAGCAATTGCAGGGCTACCAAACCGGGGCCGACGCGTATGTGACCAAGCCGTTCCGGCTGGATATTTTGCAGGTCAGGATCGCCAACCTGATCTCCCAGCGCGAGCAGCTGCAAAAACAATTCCAGCAGCATATCGCCATCCGTCCGAGCGAAGTGCCGGCGCGGTCCATGGACGAGCAATTTGTGAACGGGGCCGTGCGCGTGGTGGAGGCCAACCTCGCCAATCCCGAATACACGGTGGAGGAGCTCAGCGACGCGATGTCGATGAGCCGCGTTTATCTCTACAAAAAAATACTGTCCCTCACAGGCAAAACGCCCGTGGAATTCATTCGCATTATCCGCATCCGGCGGGCCGCCGACCTGCTCGCGAAAAGCCAGCTGACGGTGTCGGAAATTGCCTACCAGGTCGGGTTCAACAACCCGAAATACTTCACCAGGCTCTTCAAGGAGGAGTACCAGACGCTTCCGACCGAATACCGGAAAAAGCATGCCGTCCAGGCCTGA
- a CDS encoding PD40 domain-containing protein, translating into MAGDSIPLTPPMPIRELNNIRPGDIDWSPDGRFIAVSRARAEPESKQWRAVISLYSADGTGEAKFFETQPSWVDTSPSFSPDGKQLAFLSTRTSPSGGPYSLWVRDLTTGQPRQILLLPGLLPSDDFAPRWQGNERLLFKGTLQGKQGYFTVFL; encoded by the coding sequence GTGGCAGGAGATTCGATTCCGCTGACCCCACCGATGCCGATCCGCGAGTTGAACAACATCCGGCCAGGCGATATCGACTGGTCGCCGGACGGCCGTTTCATTGCCGTTTCACGGGCCCGGGCAGAGCCGGAAAGCAAGCAATGGCGAGCCGTCATTTCCTTATATTCCGCCGACGGGACCGGCGAAGCGAAATTTTTCGAAACGCAGCCCAGCTGGGTGGACACCTCGCCCTCATTCTCGCCGGACGGAAAGCAGCTCGCATTCCTGAGCACGCGAACCAGCCCCTCGGGCGGCCCTTACAGCCTCTGGGTCCGCGACCTCACAACCGGCCAGCCGCGGCAGATCCTCCTGCTACCGGGCCTCCTTCCTTCCGACGACTTTGCGCCGCGCTGGCAGGGAAATGAAAGGCTGCTGTTTAAAGGCACGCTGCAAGGAAAGCAGGGGTATTTTACGGTGTTTTTGTGA